The following nucleotide sequence is from candidate division WWE3 bacterium.
GCTCACCGAAAAATTATCCATGATTAAGGCCGAGCAATTTACTTTAGCCGTTGCGTCAACCGAGTTTCTTTCTAGTGACACAATTCCGCGAAAATTAGCGGTACCTCCGTTAAGACTTAATGACTTACTAATAATGTTTGATTTAGTATTTTTTCCCAGATGAATCATTTTGCCACCACTATCAATCGTTTGTTTCTTTCCAGCTATTGCTAACGATAGCAAACTGCCAAAAGAATTATCGCCTCGTAAAATGCAACTGGGATATTTCATGGTGATCGACGACCCAAGATTAGCGTCCGTCCATAGCATTTTAGCGTTTTTACCCACTTCAGCTCGTTTAGTGACCAGGTTATAAACGTTTTTACTCCAATTTTGAATAGTGGTGTAACGAACTTCGGCGTTGTCACTTACGAATATTTCAACGACAGCGGCGTGCAAATTGGTGCTGCTAAAGTTAGGGGCGGTGCAGCCTTCAACGTAATTAACTTTCGATCTCGGTTCAGCAATTATCAATGTCCTTTCAAATTGGCCGGTCGACTTAGTGTTAATGCGAAAATATGTTTGCAACGGTTTTTCGACTATGACGCCACTGGGAACGTAGACGAAACTACCACCGCTAAAGAATGCGCTATTTAACGCCGCGAACTTATTATCGTCAATAGGGATAATAGTCCCGAGATATTTTTTTACCAGATCACCATGCTTTTCTACCGCTTCCTCCATTGAGCAAAAAATGACGCCAATATCACTCAGTTCTTTTTGAAGCGAGCCGTACACAATATCACTTTCAAACTGGGTTTTCACACCTGCCAGCACGTCTTGTTCAGCGGCGGGAATTCCTAAAGCCCTAAAAGTGCGTTCGATCTCGGGGTCAACGTCTTTCCAATCTTTTGCTTCGCTAGCAGAAGGTTTAACGTAATAGGAAAAGTCCGAGAAATCAATGCTCGATAAGTTCGGTCCCCAAGTTGGTAAGTCTTTATTTTCAAAAGTCTTTAAAGCCTGGCTTCGAAATTCAAATAACCACGGCGGATCATTTTTTTGGGTCGAAAATTCCTTAAGGATGCTGTCACTTATTCCTTTGGGGGCTGTATAAACATTGGTGTGTTTCGTCTTAGGAACTGTTTTTGGCATAGAGTCAGTTGACGAGATTTAGTGTTTGATCTTTTAAGACGTAAGAGTGGTTGGGATTAAGGCTTTCGATGAACTTTTGATAGTGGGAAATAATTATAAAGCCTGTTTGATGTTTCTCGCGCAGATATTTGATGGCTGCTTCAATTAAAGTCAGTGATTCTCTATCAACTCCCGAATCTATTTCATCGAGTATTGCGTATTTAGGTTGTATTAATAGCATTTGCAAGGCTTCTAGGCGTTTCTTTTCCCCGCCGCTAAAATCTTCATTTAAATCTCTTTCCAAAAAATTAACCGGCAATTTTAAAAGACTCATGTAAATTTCCAATTCCTCCGTAAAGTTTTGAGTATTACTAGGTCCGGAACTTCGATTTAAATATGTTTCCAATAAAAAATTGCCAACTTTAATTCCGGGAATGCCAACCGGAGTTTGGAAAGATAAAAATAAGCCGGATTTTGCTCTTAGTTTTGTAGTGAGGGTCAGAAGTGACTTTCCATCAATGCTAAGCGTTTTAGCAGATACCTCAAGACTAGGATCACCCATCAAAGCGGCGGCCAAACTAGACTTCCCGGCCCCATTCGGCCCTTCAATAACCAGTAATTCGCCTGGTTTTAACTCTAAATTAACATCTTTGAGAAGAGTTTTTTCGTTGATAGATACTGAAAGATTTCTGATTAGAAGAGAAAGCATTTTTTGCCATTTTTCTCACATTTGGGGTCAAGAGAATAATACACAAAGCGGCCTTTCTTTTCGGACGTTAAAAGCCCTACTTCGCGCAGAGTTCTTAAATGGAAAGAAACAGTTGGCTGACGAAGCTTTAAGAGTTTTACGAACTCATTAACCGTCATCGGCTTTTTATTCTTAAGTAATGCCGAGACGATTTTAACCTTACTGGAAGCGCCCAGTTCTTTGAAACACTCGGTACATTGTGGGTTTAATTTAGTGCTTGACATATATTATGTAGTCTATATTATCTTATTATGAAAAGCAATAGTCAATTTTACCCATTTACTC
It contains:
- the sufB gene encoding Fe-S cluster assembly protein SufB — protein: MPKTVPKTKHTNVYTAPKGISDSILKEFSTQKNDPPWLFEFRSQALKTFENKDLPTWGPNLSSIDFSDFSYYVKPSASEAKDWKDVDPEIERTFRALGIPAAEQDVLAGVKTQFESDIVYGSLQKELSDIGVIFCSMEEAVEKHGDLVKKYLGTIIPIDDNKFAALNSAFFSGGSFVYVPSGVIVEKPLQTYFRINTKSTGQFERTLIIAEPRSKVNYVEGCTAPNFSSTNLHAAVVEIFVSDNAEVRYTTIQNWSKNVYNLVTKRAEVGKNAKMLWTDANLGSSITMKYPSCILRGDNSFGSLLSLAIAGKKQTIDSGGKMIHLGKNTKSNIISKSLSLNGGTANFRGIVSLERNSVDATAKVNCSALIMDNFSVSNTFPKIVNKSESGTIEHEAFVSKLSEEQLFYLGTRGYSYSQAASYIILGFLEPVLRDIPLEYSLELNKLLEMTMEDYYA
- the sufC gene encoding Fe-S cluster assembly ATPase SufC; its protein translation is MLSLLIRNLSVSINEKTLLKDVNLELKPGELLVIEGPNGAGKSSLAAALMGDPSLEVSAKTLSIDGKSLLTLTTKLRAKSGLFLSFQTPVGIPGIKVGNFLLETYLNRSSGPSNTQNFTEELEIYMSLLKLPVNFLERDLNEDFSGGEKKRLEALQMLLIQPKYAILDEIDSGVDRESLTLIEAAIKYLREKHQTGFIIISHYQKFIESLNPNHSYVLKDQTLNLVN
- a CDS encoding metalloregulator ArsR/SmtB family transcription factor, whose translation is MSSTKLNPQCTECFKELGASSKVKIVSALLKNKKPMTVNEFVKLLKLRQPTVSFHLRTLREVGLLTSEKKGRFVYYSLDPKCEKNGKKCFLF